A stretch of Castanea sativa cultivar Marrone di Chiusa Pesio chromosome 2, ASM4071231v1 DNA encodes these proteins:
- the LOC142626238 gene encoding putative protein phosphatase 2C 63 isoform X2, producing MLEICKKPLERCFGVGDGGDGLLWHMGLKPHSFGDYSIAVVQANSFLEDQGQVLSSPSATYVGVYDGHGGPEASRFITHHLFAFLHNFATEEGGLSEEVIKKAFSATEEGFLHFVKRSWPAQPQIASVGSCCLVGAISNNVLYVANLGDSRAVLGRRASQGQMNSPVVAERLSTDHNVGVEEVRREVEALHPDDSNIVVYTRGVWRIKGIIQVSRSIGDVYLKKPEFNRDPLFQQFGSPVPLKRAVVTAEPSIVIRKLKSNDMFLIFASDGLWEHLSDEAAVEIVFKNPRVGIAKRLVKAAVQEAARKREMRYEDIKRIKRGMMQRSHCMLSPKVNCSPMLCNGLYVKVISYYRDKCVWLEERILFQNT from the exons ATGTTGGAGATTTGCAAGAAGCCATTGGAGAGGTGCTTTGGTGTTGGAGATGGTGGAGATGGGCTACTTTGGCACATGGGCTTGAAGCCCCACTCATTTGGGGACTACTCCATCGCTGTGGTCCAAGCCAATTCCTTTCTTGAAGACCAGGGACAGGTGCTCTCCTCTCCTTCCGCCACGTACGTCGGAGTCTACGACGGCCATGGTGGCCCCGAAGCTTCTCGCTTCATCACTCACCATCTCTTTGCTTTCCTTCACA ACTTTGCAACAGAAGAGGGGGGATTGTCGGAGGAAGTTATCAAAAAGGCATTTAGTGCCACAGAAGAGGGATTCTTACATTTCGTGAAGCGATCATGGCCGGCTCAGCCGCAGATTGCTTCGGTGGGTTCATGTTGTCTTGTTGGGGCAATATCGAATAATGTTTTGTATGTGGCTAATCTTGGGGACTCAAGGGCAGTTCTTGGCCGCAGAGCATCACAAGGACAGATGAATAGTCCGGTGGTGGCCGAGCGGTTATCTACTGATCATAATGTTGGAGTGGAGGAGGTGAGGAGAGAAGTCGAGGCACTTCATCCTGATGATTCAAACATTGTAGTGTACACTCGCGGAGTTTGGCGAATTAAGGGCATTATTCAG GTCTCAAGATCAATTGGAGATGTATACCTGAAGAAACCTGAGTTTAACAGGGATCCTCTTTTCCAGCAATTTGGATCACCTGTTCCTTTAAAAAGAGCTGTAGTGACAGCAGAACCCTCAATAGTGATTCGGAAGTTAAAGTCAAATGACATGTTTTTGATATTTGCATCAGATGGTCTCTGGGAGCATTTGAGTGATGAAGCAGCTGTTGAAATTGTCTTCAAAAATCCAAGAGTT GGAATAGCAAAGCGGTTGGTTAAAGCTGCAGTACAGGAGGCTGCAAGGAAAAGAGAAATGAGATATGAAGACATAAAGAGAATCAAAAGAGGG ATGATGCAGAGGTCTCATTGCATGCTCTCTCCTAAGGTGAATTGTAGCCCAATGCTATGCAATGGTCTTTATGTAAAAGTTATAAGCTATTATAGAGATAAGTGCGTCTGGCTGGAAGAAAGGATACTGTTTCAGAATACATAA
- the LOC142626238 gene encoding putative protein phosphatase 2C 63 isoform X1 encodes MLEICKKPLERCFGVGDGGDGLLWHMGLKPHSFGDYSIAVVQANSFLEDQGQVLSSPSATYVGVYDGHGGPEASRFITHHLFAFLHNFATEEGGLSEEVIKKAFSATEEGFLHFVKRSWPAQPQIASVGSCCLVGAISNNVLYVANLGDSRAVLGRRASQGQMNSPVVAERLSTDHNVGVEEVRREVEALHPDDSNIVVYTRGVWRIKGIIQVSRSIGDVYLKKPEFNRDPLFQQFGSPVPLKRAVVTAEPSIVIRKLKSNDMFLIFASDGLWEHLSDEAAVEIVFKNPRVGIAKRLVKAAVQEAARKREMRYEDIKRIKRGVRRYFHDDITVIVLYLDHSRGSPNGRLGDDSLFNCTSTPVDIFSLNADMGADDAEVSLHALS; translated from the exons ATGTTGGAGATTTGCAAGAAGCCATTGGAGAGGTGCTTTGGTGTTGGAGATGGTGGAGATGGGCTACTTTGGCACATGGGCTTGAAGCCCCACTCATTTGGGGACTACTCCATCGCTGTGGTCCAAGCCAATTCCTTTCTTGAAGACCAGGGACAGGTGCTCTCCTCTCCTTCCGCCACGTACGTCGGAGTCTACGACGGCCATGGTGGCCCCGAAGCTTCTCGCTTCATCACTCACCATCTCTTTGCTTTCCTTCACA ACTTTGCAACAGAAGAGGGGGGATTGTCGGAGGAAGTTATCAAAAAGGCATTTAGTGCCACAGAAGAGGGATTCTTACATTTCGTGAAGCGATCATGGCCGGCTCAGCCGCAGATTGCTTCGGTGGGTTCATGTTGTCTTGTTGGGGCAATATCGAATAATGTTTTGTATGTGGCTAATCTTGGGGACTCAAGGGCAGTTCTTGGCCGCAGAGCATCACAAGGACAGATGAATAGTCCGGTGGTGGCCGAGCGGTTATCTACTGATCATAATGTTGGAGTGGAGGAGGTGAGGAGAGAAGTCGAGGCACTTCATCCTGATGATTCAAACATTGTAGTGTACACTCGCGGAGTTTGGCGAATTAAGGGCATTATTCAG GTCTCAAGATCAATTGGAGATGTATACCTGAAGAAACCTGAGTTTAACAGGGATCCTCTTTTCCAGCAATTTGGATCACCTGTTCCTTTAAAAAGAGCTGTAGTGACAGCAGAACCCTCAATAGTGATTCGGAAGTTAAAGTCAAATGACATGTTTTTGATATTTGCATCAGATGGTCTCTGGGAGCATTTGAGTGATGAAGCAGCTGTTGAAATTGTCTTCAAAAATCCAAGAGTT GGAATAGCAAAGCGGTTGGTTAAAGCTGCAGTACAGGAGGCTGCAAGGAAAAGAGAAATGAGATATGAAGACATAAAGAGAATCAAAAGAGGGGTACGACGCTATTTTCACGATGATATTACTGTCATCGTTTTATATCTTGATCATTCACGAGGTTCTCCAAATGGTAGACTCGGGGATGACAGCCTCTTTAACTGCACTAGTACCCCTGTAGATATCTTCTCTCTAAATGCAGATATGGGTGCAGATGATGCAGAGGTCTCATTGCATGCTCTCTCCTAA